In Brienomyrus brachyistius isolate T26 chromosome 3, BBRACH_0.4, whole genome shotgun sequence, the following proteins share a genomic window:
- the nampt1 gene encoding nicotinamide phosphoribosyltransferase: MENRCADFNLLLATDSYKVTHYKQYPPNTSKVYSYFECREKKTNSTKDRKVKYDKTVFYGLQYILHKYLQGKVITREKIQEAKEVYREHFQDDVFNEKGWNYILEKYDGHLPIEIKAVPEGCVIPRGNVLFTVENTDPECYWLTNWVETILVQIWYPITVATNSREQKKILARYLVETSGNLDGLEYKLHDFGYRGVSSQETAGIGASAHLVNFKGTDTVAGICVIKKYYGTKDPVPGFSVPAAEHSTITAWGKDHEKDAFEHIVKQFPSVPVSIVSDSYDIYNACEKIWGEDLRSLIESRSADAPLVVRPDSGNPLDTVLKVLEILGKKFLPRENIKGFQVLPPYIRVIQGDGVDINTLQEIVEGMKKHRWSIENIAFGSGGALLQKLTRDLLNCSFKCSYVVTNGQGVNVFKDPVADPNKRSKKGRLSLHRTQSGDFVTLEEGKGDLEEYGVDLLHTVFRNGTILKTYSFDEVRENARLVESELQ; this comes from the exons GTGACCCACTACAAGCAGTACCCACCCAACACCAGTAAGGTCTACTCCTACTTTGAGTGTCGTGAGAAGAAGACAAACTCCACTAAAGACAGGAAGGTCAAGTATGACAAGACTGTCTTCTACGGCTTACAGTACATTCTCCACAAGTACTTACAAG GAAAGGTCATCACCCGAGAAAAGATCCAGGAGGCCAAGGAGGTGTACAGAGAGCACTTCCAGGACGACGTGTTCAATGAGAAAGGCTGGAACTACATCCTTGAG AAGTACGACGGACACCTTCCCATCGAGATCAAAGCGGTGCCAGAGGGCTGCGTCATCCCGCGTGGAAACGTGCTCTTCACCGTGGAGAACACGGACCCTGAGTGCTACTGGCTCACCAACTGGGTGGAG ACAATCCTGGTTCAGATCTGGTACCCAATCACAGTGGCCACAAACTCCAGGGAGCAGAAGAAGATCCTGGCCAGGTATCTGGTGGAAACCTCGGGGAACCTGGACGGCCTTGAGTACAAACTGCATGACTTCGGCTACAGAGGGGTCTCCTCGCAGGAG ACTGCTGGCATCGGCGCATCCGCACATCTGGTGAACTTCAAGGGAACCGACACCGTCGCTGGCATCTGTGTCATCAAGAAGTACTACGGCACCAAGGACCCGGTGCCTGGCTTTTCTGTGCCAGCCGCGGAACACAG CACAATCACTGCCTGGGGGAAGGACCATGAGAAAGATGCCTTCGAGCACATCGTGAAGCAGTTCCCCTCAGTGCCCGTGTCTATAGTCAGCGACAGCTATGACATCTACAACGCCTGTGAGAAGATCTGGGGAGAGGACCTAAGGAGCCTTATTGAGAGTCGGAGTGCAGATGCTCCTCTGGTGGTCCGGCCAGACTCTGGAAACCCGCTGGACACGGTGCTGAAG GTTCTGGAGATTTTAGGAAAGAAGTTTCTCCCAAGAGAGAACATTAagggttttcaggtcttgcCACCCTACATTCGTGTGATCCAGGGGGATGGAGTCGACATCAACACCTTGCAGGAG ATTGTCGAGGGGATGAAGAAGCACCGCTGGAGCATCGAGAACATCGCATTCGGGTCGGGTGGCGCCCTGCTACAGAAGCTAACCCGAGACCTGCTGAACTGCTCCTTTAAGTGCAGCTACGTGGTGACCAACGGACAGGGG GTAAACGTGTTCAAAGACCCAGTGGCAGACCCCAATAAAAGGTCAAAGAAAGGCCGTCTGTCCTTACACAGGACGCAAAGTGGGGACTTCGTCACTCTGGAGGAAGGGAAGGGCGACCTTGAAGAGTATGGAGTG GACCTCCTGCACACGGTTTTCAGGAACGGCACGATATTAAAGACGTACTCCTTCGACGAGGTCCGGGAGAACGCCCGGCTGGTGGAGAGCGAGCTGCAGTAG
- the LOC125738313 gene encoding synaptophysin-like protein 1 — protein MMTGLRLNWAPLKEPLGFIKVLEWLMAVLAFGSCAGYVGRNVASVSCGGDRNESLSVTFSYPFRLNQVLLVETNRTLCNHTVPQTHLVQDVSSSAEFFVAIGVLAFLYCLLALLVYVGYMHIYRDSDLYPIADFLMTVFFAFFWMVSSSAWARGLQLVKEATGTEAVREILHLCRESGVTCEVTEYASMRSLNISVVFGYLNMIVWAGNAWFAYKETRWSTQKASQPGGRAQAPAPI, from the exons ATGATGACGGGACTTCGGCTAAACTGGGCTCCTCTTAAAGAACCGCTAGGTTTTATCAAAGTCCTGGAGTGG CTCATGGCAGTTCTTGCCTTTGGAAGCTGTGCTGGATACGTGGGGAGAAACGTGGCCTCAGTCTCCTGTGGTGGAGACAGAAACGAGTCTCTGAGTGTGACGTTTAGCTACCCGTTCAG GTTGAACCAGGTGCTGCTGGTGGAGACCAACAGGACCCTCTGTAACCACACGGTGCCGCAGACCCACCTGGTGCAGGACGTGTCCTCGTCGGCCGAGTTCTTCGTGGCCATCGGCGTGCTGGCCTTCCTCTACTGTCTGCTGGCGCTGCTCGTCTACGTGGGGTACATGCACATCTACAGGGACTCTGACCTCTACCCCATCGCC GACTTCCTGATGACTGTGTTCTTCGCCTTCTTCTGGATGGTCTCCTCGTCGGCGTGGGCGAGGGGCCTGCAGCTCGTGAAGGAGGCCACGGGCACAGAGGCGGTCAGGGAGATACTGCACCTCTGCCGCGAGTCGGGCGTGACCTGTGAGGTCACCGAGTACGCCAGCATGCGGAGCCTCAACATCTCTGTG GTGTTTGGCTACCTAAACATGATAGTCTGGGCGGGAAACGCTTGGTTTGCCTACAAAGAGACACGCTGGAGCACCCAGAAGGCCTCCCAGCCGGGGGGGCGTGCCCAAGCCCCCGCACCCATCTAA